In the Wyeomyia smithii strain HCP4-BCI-WySm-NY-G18 chromosome 2, ASM2978416v1, whole genome shotgun sequence genome, one interval contains:
- the LOC129721342 gene encoding intraflagellar transport protein 122 homolog isoform X3 produces MASGLISIRNKGGEEKIKIERPGGVNSPIFGLAWNPPASGSADILCVIDWSQTLSFYSLGGQVIGKERNFGFDPLCLSFFPDGEFLIVSGCNKALQLFTRDGIRLGMLGEQHESWIWATAVHPTGNSIVVGCQDGTLSCYSLAFNTVHALYRERYAFRENMCDVIIQHLVSGQKVRIKCRDLVHKIAIYRNRLAVQLPERVVLYELSSAENQPMHYKVKEKIAKKFECSLLVVCAQHLVLCQEKKLQSLDFNGVLQREWIMDSFIRYIKVTGGPSGCEGLLLGLKSGQVWRIFLDNSLPILVTTVLSSVRCLDLNATRTKLAVVDDAGRLVVRDLISDTMLYQDSNVNSVAWNTHLESMLCYSHTTGGLSVRVGALPPRSPQTMLGVVVGLCGATAFCLRGNVMSNVPLALGATMWQFIEAGLFDFFSSDAYQVACLGVPIADWEGLAQAALEAHNYQVARDAYVKVRNLPWLELINDLKERQKRGETAKEVLLADTLAFAGKFKDAARLYQKAGNNGKALAMYSDLRMFDLAQEFLKEGNTADKKELIRRRAEWACSVHEPRAAAELLLSAGESERAIEIVAEQGWTDVLLDIGRRLAASEKEPLELIATHLRKLKALPLAAEIYRKLGEEEQVVQLHIEARDWPEAFRLAEHLPKILPSVHYQHAKWLTESDQFISAHEAYVLAGQPNEATKLLRNLVECAVSEERYLDAGYYTWLRAKQILKLLENDSVIMEAKLLEYKSLLKLSSIYYAYSTLNSYLKEPFTSSPPLTLFNTSRFVVNQINGLTPPKGISLFAVYYTLSKQAKVLGANKLHLQINNKLQSLKAPPGIQEQVDISYVTSRACPGGFNDPEELLPMCYRCSNYSPHLHGNRCPNCNQEYVFSYVSFEILPLAEFSVETGISDQEAERLLMAPPKLNDYDQIDQFIKEDIIDTYSTNLNRDSLRAIDPREVIIMKGPKPLTTKFYRNLLPELQITVCPECNNAFHSEDFELQFLQKGYCPFCRIPEENLVG; encoded by the exons ATGGCCAGTGGGTTAATATCGATTAGAAACAAGGGAGGCGAAGAGAAAATCAAAATAGAACGTCCAGGGGGAGTAAATAGTCCCATTTTTGGACTTGCATGGAATCCTCCGGCCAGTGGATCAGCCGATATACTTTGTGTTATTGATTGGAGTCAGACGTTATCGTTTTATTCACTCGGTGGACAAGTAATCGGCAAGGAACGTAATTTTGGTTTTGACCCATTGTGTTTAAGCTTTTTCCCGGATGGAGAATTTCTTATCGTTTCTGGATGCAACAAAGCCTTACAACTGTTTACACGAGATGGAATTCGTTTGGGTATGCTGGGTGAGCAACATGAATCTTGGATTTGGGCCACGGCAGTACATCCGACTGGAAATTCTATT gTTGTTGGTTGCCAGGATGGGACACTATCGTGCTATAGTTTAGCATTCAATACTGTTCATGCTTTGTACCGCGAACGATATGCTTTTCGCGAGAATATGTGTGATGTCATTATACAGCATTTGGTATCTGGACAAAAAGTACGGATTAAGTGTCGTGACTTAGTCCATAAAATTGCGATTTATCGGAATCGTTTAGCCGTTCAACTGCCGGAACGTGTTGTTTTGTACGAGCTCAGTTCAGCTGAAAATCAACCGATGCATTATAAAGTAAAGGAGAAAATAGCTAAAAAGTTTGAATGTAGCTTATTGGTTGTATGCGCTCAGCATTTAGTACTATGCCAGGAGAAAAAGCTGCAAAGCCTGGACTTTAACGGAGTTTTACAGCGAGAGTGGATTATGGATAGTTTCATACGGTATATTAAAGTAACTGGAGGTCCTTCAGGCTGCGAAGGTCTTTTACTTGGATTGAAAAGTGGTCAAGTTTGGAGAATATTCCTAGACAACTCGTTGCCAATTCTTGTCACGACGGTTCTATCATCGGTACGTTGTCTGGATCTCAATGCAACTCGTACTAAATTAGCTGTGGTGGATGACGCTGGACGATTGGTCGTTCGAGATTTGATAAGTGATACTATGCTGTACCAGGATTCTAACGTAAATTCTGTTGCTTGGAATACACATCTGGAATCGATGCTATGTTATTCACACACTACTGGAGGTCTTAGCGTGCGAGTCGGAGCACTTCCGCCAAGGAGTCCACAAACAATGCTTGGTGTTGTGGTTGGCTTATGCGGAGCAACAGCGTTTTGTTTGAGGGGAAATGTGATGAGTAATGTTCCTCTAGCACTTGGCGCGACAATGTGGCAGTTTATCGAAGCGGGCTTATTTGA TTTCTTTTCTAGTGATGCTTATCAAGTTGCTTGCCTTGGAGTACCGATTGCAGATTGGGAAGGTTTGGCCCAAGCTGCCCTCGAAGCTCATAACTATCAGGTTGCCAGAGATGCCTATGTAAAGGTGCGCAATCTTCCCTGGCTGGAACTAATCAACGATCTCAAAGAACGTCAGAAAAGAGGAGAAACTGCGAAGGAAGTGCTGCTAGCTGACACTTTGGCATTTGCCGGAAAGTTTAAAGATGCAGCCCGGTTGTATCAGAAAGCTGGCAATAACGGTAAAGCTTTGGCAATGTATAGTGACCTGCGGATGTTTGATTTGGCACAGGAATTTTTGAAAGAAGGTAATACTGCCGATAAAAAGGAGTTAATCAGAAGGCGAGCAGAGTGGGCTTGTTCTGTCCACGAACCTAGGGCTGCGGCCGAATTATTGTTGTCAGCTGGTGAATCGGAACGAGCTATCGAAATTGTGGCTGAACAAGGTTGGACTGATGTTCTATTAGATATCGGCAGACGTTTAGCAGCATCAGAAAAAGAACCATTAGAATTGATTGCTACTCATTTAAGAAAACTGAAGGCCTTACCTCTAGCTGCTGAAATATATCGTAAACTTGGAGAAGAAGAGCAAGTGGTGCAGTTGCATATTGAGGCTCGTGACTGGCCAGAAGCTTTCCGACTCGCTGAACATTTACCAAAAATTTTACCATCCGTCCACTACCAACATGCGAAGTGGTTAACCGAGTCCGATCAGTTCATTTCTGCGCATGAAGCGTATGTTTTAGCTGGCCAACCCAATGAAGCAACCAAATTGCTACGCAATCTGGTGGAATGTGCTGTATCTGAGGAACGTTATTTAGACGCGGGTTATTACACATGGTTGAGAGCCAAGCAAATTTTAAAACTGCTGGAAAATGACTCTGTTATAATGGAAGCGaaacttttggaatataaatCATTGCTCAAGTTATCATCAATATATTATGCGTACAGCACTCTCAATTCCTACTTGAAGGAACCATTCACGAGTAGTCCACCTTTAACGCTATTCAACACAAGTCGCTTTGTGGTAAATCAAATCAATGGACTCACTCCGCCTAAGGGAATAAGTCTTTT TGCCGTCTATTACACTCTTTCCAAACAAGCAAAAGTGTTGGGAGCCAATAAATTACACCTTCAAATAAATAACAAACTGCAGTCTTTGAAGGCGCCACCGGGAATTCAGGAGCAAGTTGATATAAGCTATGTAACAAGCAGGGCTTGTCCAGGTGGTTTCAACGATCCGGAAGAATTGTTACCCATGTGTTACCGGTGTTCAAACTACAGTCCGCATCTGCATGGCAATCGTTGTCCCAATTGCAACCAGGAGTACGTGTTCTCCTATGTTTCTTTCGAAATACTACCGCTGGCTGAATTCAGTGTGGAAACTGGAATATCGGACCAGGAAGCTGAACGATTATTGATGGCGCCTCCGAAGCTCAACGACTATGATCAAATTGATCAGTTCATCAAAGAG GACATTATCGATACGTATTCGACCAACTTGAACAGAGATTCTTTGCGAGCTATTGATCCAAGAGAAGTTATCATTATGAAGGGTCCCAAACCTCTAACTACAAAGTTTTATCGAAATCTCCTCCCTGAATTGCAAATAACTGTCTGCCCTGAATGTAATAACGCATTTCATTCAGAAGACTTTGAGCTGCAGTTTCTGCAGAAAGGCTACTGTCCTTTCTGCAGAATACCAGAAGAAAATTTAGTAGGATAA
- the LOC129721342 gene encoding intraflagellar transport protein 122 homolog isoform X1 yields the protein MRAIPKWVEKIHDPHDKNDVASIHSVCFHPDGLQLVVAAGDKVLVYDSIDGNVVSSLKGHKDTVHCVAYAGDGKKFASGSADKTVIIWTSKLEGLLKYSHSDSVQCLAFNPVSHQLASCAVSDFSFWSSEQKAVQKYKTASRVNACAWTNDGQYIALGMASGLISIRNKGGEEKIKIERPGGVNSPIFGLAWNPPASGSADILCVIDWSQTLSFYSLGGQVIGKERNFGFDPLCLSFFPDGEFLIVSGCNKALQLFTRDGIRLGMLGEQHESWIWATAVHPTGNSIVVGCQDGTLSCYSLAFNTVHALYRERYAFRENMCDVIIQHLVSGQKVRIKCRDLVHKIAIYRNRLAVQLPERVVLYELSSAENQPMHYKVKEKIAKKFECSLLVVCAQHLVLCQEKKLQSLDFNGVLQREWIMDSFIRYIKVTGGPSGCEGLLLGLKSGQVWRIFLDNSLPILVTTVLSSVRCLDLNATRTKLAVVDDAGRLVVRDLISDTMLYQDSNVNSVAWNTHLESMLCYSHTTGGLSVRVGALPPRSPQTMLGVVVGLCGATAFCLRGNVMSNVPLALGATMWQFIEAGLFDFFSSDAYQVACLGVPIADWEGLAQAALEAHNYQVARDAYVKVRNLPWLELINDLKERQKRGETAKEVLLADTLAFAGKFKDAARLYQKAGNNGKALAMYSDLRMFDLAQEFLKEGNTADKKELIRRRAEWACSVHEPRAAAELLLSAGESERAIEIVAEQGWTDVLLDIGRRLAASEKEPLELIATHLRKLKALPLAAEIYRKLGEEEQVVQLHIEARDWPEAFRLAEHLPKILPSVHYQHAKWLTESDQFISAHEAYVLAGQPNEATKLLRNLVECAVSEERYLDAGYYTWLRAKQILKLLENDSVIMEAKLLEYKSLLKLSSIYYAYSTLNSYLKEPFTSSPPLTLFNTSRFVVNQINGLTPPKGISLFAVYYTLSKQAKVLGANKLHLQINNKLQSLKAPPGIQEQVDISYVTSRACPGGFNDPEELLPMCYRCSNYSPHLHGNRCPNCNQEYVFSYVSFEILPLAEFSVETGISDQEAERLLMAPPKLNDYDQIDQFIKEDIIDTYSTNLNRDSLRAIDPREVIIMKGPKPLTTKFYRNLLPELQITVCPECNNAFHSEDFELQFLQKGYCPFCRIPEENLVG from the exons ATGAGGGCAATACCGAAGTGGGTTGAGAAAATTCACGACCCTCATGACAAAAACGATGTCGCTAG TATCCATTCAGTGTGTTTTCATCCGGATGGACTGCAGTTGGTAGTAGCGGCAGGAGACAAAGTCCTTGTTTATGATTCCATAGACGGAAATGTTGTTAGCTCCTTGAAGGGTCATAAAGACACCGTTCATTGTGTGGCTTACGCCGGTGATGGCAAAAAATTTGCCTCTGGCAGTGCTGATAAGACAGTTATCATATGGACGAGCAAGTTGGAAGGTCTTTTAAAATATTC aCATAGTGATTCAGTGCAATGCCTTGCCTTCAATCCAGTTTCGCACCAGTTAGCCTCTTGTGCTGTGTCCGATTTTTCTTTTTGGTCATCGGAGCAGAAGGCAGTTCAGAAATACAAAACAGCATCGCGAGTGAATGCTTGTGCTTGGACAAACGATGGTCAATACATAGCTTTAGGAATGGCCAGTGGGTTAATATCGATTAGAAACAAGGGAGGCGAAGAGAAAATCAAAATAGAACGTCCAGGGGGAGTAAATAGTCCCATTTTTGGACTTGCATGGAATCCTCCGGCCAGTGGATCAGCCGATATACTTTGTGTTATTGATTGGAGTCAGACGTTATCGTTTTATTCACTCGGTGGACAAGTAATCGGCAAGGAACGTAATTTTGGTTTTGACCCATTGTGTTTAAGCTTTTTCCCGGATGGAGAATTTCTTATCGTTTCTGGATGCAACAAAGCCTTACAACTGTTTACACGAGATGGAATTCGTTTGGGTATGCTGGGTGAGCAACATGAATCTTGGATTTGGGCCACGGCAGTACATCCGACTGGAAATTCTATT gTTGTTGGTTGCCAGGATGGGACACTATCGTGCTATAGTTTAGCATTCAATACTGTTCATGCTTTGTACCGCGAACGATATGCTTTTCGCGAGAATATGTGTGATGTCATTATACAGCATTTGGTATCTGGACAAAAAGTACGGATTAAGTGTCGTGACTTAGTCCATAAAATTGCGATTTATCGGAATCGTTTAGCCGTTCAACTGCCGGAACGTGTTGTTTTGTACGAGCTCAGTTCAGCTGAAAATCAACCGATGCATTATAAAGTAAAGGAGAAAATAGCTAAAAAGTTTGAATGTAGCTTATTGGTTGTATGCGCTCAGCATTTAGTACTATGCCAGGAGAAAAAGCTGCAAAGCCTGGACTTTAACGGAGTTTTACAGCGAGAGTGGATTATGGATAGTTTCATACGGTATATTAAAGTAACTGGAGGTCCTTCAGGCTGCGAAGGTCTTTTACTTGGATTGAAAAGTGGTCAAGTTTGGAGAATATTCCTAGACAACTCGTTGCCAATTCTTGTCACGACGGTTCTATCATCGGTACGTTGTCTGGATCTCAATGCAACTCGTACTAAATTAGCTGTGGTGGATGACGCTGGACGATTGGTCGTTCGAGATTTGATAAGTGATACTATGCTGTACCAGGATTCTAACGTAAATTCTGTTGCTTGGAATACACATCTGGAATCGATGCTATGTTATTCACACACTACTGGAGGTCTTAGCGTGCGAGTCGGAGCACTTCCGCCAAGGAGTCCACAAACAATGCTTGGTGTTGTGGTTGGCTTATGCGGAGCAACAGCGTTTTGTTTGAGGGGAAATGTGATGAGTAATGTTCCTCTAGCACTTGGCGCGACAATGTGGCAGTTTATCGAAGCGGGCTTATTTGA TTTCTTTTCTAGTGATGCTTATCAAGTTGCTTGCCTTGGAGTACCGATTGCAGATTGGGAAGGTTTGGCCCAAGCTGCCCTCGAAGCTCATAACTATCAGGTTGCCAGAGATGCCTATGTAAAGGTGCGCAATCTTCCCTGGCTGGAACTAATCAACGATCTCAAAGAACGTCAGAAAAGAGGAGAAACTGCGAAGGAAGTGCTGCTAGCTGACACTTTGGCATTTGCCGGAAAGTTTAAAGATGCAGCCCGGTTGTATCAGAAAGCTGGCAATAACGGTAAAGCTTTGGCAATGTATAGTGACCTGCGGATGTTTGATTTGGCACAGGAATTTTTGAAAGAAGGTAATACTGCCGATAAAAAGGAGTTAATCAGAAGGCGAGCAGAGTGGGCTTGTTCTGTCCACGAACCTAGGGCTGCGGCCGAATTATTGTTGTCAGCTGGTGAATCGGAACGAGCTATCGAAATTGTGGCTGAACAAGGTTGGACTGATGTTCTATTAGATATCGGCAGACGTTTAGCAGCATCAGAAAAAGAACCATTAGAATTGATTGCTACTCATTTAAGAAAACTGAAGGCCTTACCTCTAGCTGCTGAAATATATCGTAAACTTGGAGAAGAAGAGCAAGTGGTGCAGTTGCATATTGAGGCTCGTGACTGGCCAGAAGCTTTCCGACTCGCTGAACATTTACCAAAAATTTTACCATCCGTCCACTACCAACATGCGAAGTGGTTAACCGAGTCCGATCAGTTCATTTCTGCGCATGAAGCGTATGTTTTAGCTGGCCAACCCAATGAAGCAACCAAATTGCTACGCAATCTGGTGGAATGTGCTGTATCTGAGGAACGTTATTTAGACGCGGGTTATTACACATGGTTGAGAGCCAAGCAAATTTTAAAACTGCTGGAAAATGACTCTGTTATAATGGAAGCGaaacttttggaatataaatCATTGCTCAAGTTATCATCAATATATTATGCGTACAGCACTCTCAATTCCTACTTGAAGGAACCATTCACGAGTAGTCCACCTTTAACGCTATTCAACACAAGTCGCTTTGTGGTAAATCAAATCAATGGACTCACTCCGCCTAAGGGAATAAGTCTTTT TGCCGTCTATTACACTCTTTCCAAACAAGCAAAAGTGTTGGGAGCCAATAAATTACACCTTCAAATAAATAACAAACTGCAGTCTTTGAAGGCGCCACCGGGAATTCAGGAGCAAGTTGATATAAGCTATGTAACAAGCAGGGCTTGTCCAGGTGGTTTCAACGATCCGGAAGAATTGTTACCCATGTGTTACCGGTGTTCAAACTACAGTCCGCATCTGCATGGCAATCGTTGTCCCAATTGCAACCAGGAGTACGTGTTCTCCTATGTTTCTTTCGAAATACTACCGCTGGCTGAATTCAGTGTGGAAACTGGAATATCGGACCAGGAAGCTGAACGATTATTGATGGCGCCTCCGAAGCTCAACGACTATGATCAAATTGATCAGTTCATCAAAGAG GACATTATCGATACGTATTCGACCAACTTGAACAGAGATTCTTTGCGAGCTATTGATCCAAGAGAAGTTATCATTATGAAGGGTCCCAAACCTCTAACTACAAAGTTTTATCGAAATCTCCTCCCTGAATTGCAAATAACTGTCTGCCCTGAATGTAATAACGCATTTCATTCAGAAGACTTTGAGCTGCAGTTTCTGCAGAAAGGCTACTGTCCTTTCTGCAGAATACCAGAAGAAAATTTAGTAGGATAA
- the LOC129721342 gene encoding intraflagellar transport protein 122 homolog isoform X2 — MRAIPKWVEKIHDPHDKNDVASIHSVCFHPDGLQLVVAAGDKVLVYDSIDGNVVSSLKGHKDTVHCVAYAGDGKKFASGSADKTVIIWTSKLEGLLKYSHSDSVQCLAFNPVSHQLASCAVSDFSFWSSEQKAVQKYKTASRVNACAWTNDGQYIALGMASGLISIRNKGGEEKIKIERPGGVNSPIFGLAWNPPASGSADILCVIDWSQTLSFYSLGGQVIGKERNFGFDPLCLSFFPDGEFLIVSGCNKALQLFTRDGIRLGMLGEQHESWIWATAVHPTGNSIVVGCQDGTLSCYSLAFNTVHALYRERYAFRENMCDVIIQHLVSGQKVRIKCRDLVHKIAIYRNRLAVQLPERVVLYELSSAENQPMHYKVKEKIAKKFECSLLVVCAQHLVLCQEKKLQSLDFNGVLQREWIMDSFIRYIKVTGGPSGCEGLLLGLKSGQVWRIFLDNSLPILVTTVLSSVRCLDLNATRTKLAVVDDAGRLVVRDLISDTMLYQDSNVNSVAWNTHLESMLCYSHTTGGLSVRVGALPPRSPQTMLGVVVGLCGATAFCLRGNVMSNVPLALGATMWQFIEAGLFDDAYQVACLGVPIADWEGLAQAALEAHNYQVARDAYVKVRNLPWLELINDLKERQKRGETAKEVLLADTLAFAGKFKDAARLYQKAGNNGKALAMYSDLRMFDLAQEFLKEGNTADKKELIRRRAEWACSVHEPRAAAELLLSAGESERAIEIVAEQGWTDVLLDIGRRLAASEKEPLELIATHLRKLKALPLAAEIYRKLGEEEQVVQLHIEARDWPEAFRLAEHLPKILPSVHYQHAKWLTESDQFISAHEAYVLAGQPNEATKLLRNLVECAVSEERYLDAGYYTWLRAKQILKLLENDSVIMEAKLLEYKSLLKLSSIYYAYSTLNSYLKEPFTSSPPLTLFNTSRFVVNQINGLTPPKGISLFAVYYTLSKQAKVLGANKLHLQINNKLQSLKAPPGIQEQVDISYVTSRACPGGFNDPEELLPMCYRCSNYSPHLHGNRCPNCNQEYVFSYVSFEILPLAEFSVETGISDQEAERLLMAPPKLNDYDQIDQFIKEDIIDTYSTNLNRDSLRAIDPREVIIMKGPKPLTTKFYRNLLPELQITVCPECNNAFHSEDFELQFLQKGYCPFCRIPEENLVG; from the exons ATGAGGGCAATACCGAAGTGGGTTGAGAAAATTCACGACCCTCATGACAAAAACGATGTCGCTAG TATCCATTCAGTGTGTTTTCATCCGGATGGACTGCAGTTGGTAGTAGCGGCAGGAGACAAAGTCCTTGTTTATGATTCCATAGACGGAAATGTTGTTAGCTCCTTGAAGGGTCATAAAGACACCGTTCATTGTGTGGCTTACGCCGGTGATGGCAAAAAATTTGCCTCTGGCAGTGCTGATAAGACAGTTATCATATGGACGAGCAAGTTGGAAGGTCTTTTAAAATATTC aCATAGTGATTCAGTGCAATGCCTTGCCTTCAATCCAGTTTCGCACCAGTTAGCCTCTTGTGCTGTGTCCGATTTTTCTTTTTGGTCATCGGAGCAGAAGGCAGTTCAGAAATACAAAACAGCATCGCGAGTGAATGCTTGTGCTTGGACAAACGATGGTCAATACATAGCTTTAGGAATGGCCAGTGGGTTAATATCGATTAGAAACAAGGGAGGCGAAGAGAAAATCAAAATAGAACGTCCAGGGGGAGTAAATAGTCCCATTTTTGGACTTGCATGGAATCCTCCGGCCAGTGGATCAGCCGATATACTTTGTGTTATTGATTGGAGTCAGACGTTATCGTTTTATTCACTCGGTGGACAAGTAATCGGCAAGGAACGTAATTTTGGTTTTGACCCATTGTGTTTAAGCTTTTTCCCGGATGGAGAATTTCTTATCGTTTCTGGATGCAACAAAGCCTTACAACTGTTTACACGAGATGGAATTCGTTTGGGTATGCTGGGTGAGCAACATGAATCTTGGATTTGGGCCACGGCAGTACATCCGACTGGAAATTCTATT gTTGTTGGTTGCCAGGATGGGACACTATCGTGCTATAGTTTAGCATTCAATACTGTTCATGCTTTGTACCGCGAACGATATGCTTTTCGCGAGAATATGTGTGATGTCATTATACAGCATTTGGTATCTGGACAAAAAGTACGGATTAAGTGTCGTGACTTAGTCCATAAAATTGCGATTTATCGGAATCGTTTAGCCGTTCAACTGCCGGAACGTGTTGTTTTGTACGAGCTCAGTTCAGCTGAAAATCAACCGATGCATTATAAAGTAAAGGAGAAAATAGCTAAAAAGTTTGAATGTAGCTTATTGGTTGTATGCGCTCAGCATTTAGTACTATGCCAGGAGAAAAAGCTGCAAAGCCTGGACTTTAACGGAGTTTTACAGCGAGAGTGGATTATGGATAGTTTCATACGGTATATTAAAGTAACTGGAGGTCCTTCAGGCTGCGAAGGTCTTTTACTTGGATTGAAAAGTGGTCAAGTTTGGAGAATATTCCTAGACAACTCGTTGCCAATTCTTGTCACGACGGTTCTATCATCGGTACGTTGTCTGGATCTCAATGCAACTCGTACTAAATTAGCTGTGGTGGATGACGCTGGACGATTGGTCGTTCGAGATTTGATAAGTGATACTATGCTGTACCAGGATTCTAACGTAAATTCTGTTGCTTGGAATACACATCTGGAATCGATGCTATGTTATTCACACACTACTGGAGGTCTTAGCGTGCGAGTCGGAGCACTTCCGCCAAGGAGTCCACAAACAATGCTTGGTGTTGTGGTTGGCTTATGCGGAGCAACAGCGTTTTGTTTGAGGGGAAATGTGATGAGTAATGTTCCTCTAGCACTTGGCGCGACAATGTGGCAGTTTATCGAAGCGGGCTTATTTGA TGATGCTTATCAAGTTGCTTGCCTTGGAGTACCGATTGCAGATTGGGAAGGTTTGGCCCAAGCTGCCCTCGAAGCTCATAACTATCAGGTTGCCAGAGATGCCTATGTAAAGGTGCGCAATCTTCCCTGGCTGGAACTAATCAACGATCTCAAAGAACGTCAGAAAAGAGGAGAAACTGCGAAGGAAGTGCTGCTAGCTGACACTTTGGCATTTGCCGGAAAGTTTAAAGATGCAGCCCGGTTGTATCAGAAAGCTGGCAATAACGGTAAAGCTTTGGCAATGTATAGTGACCTGCGGATGTTTGATTTGGCACAGGAATTTTTGAAAGAAGGTAATACTGCCGATAAAAAGGAGTTAATCAGAAGGCGAGCAGAGTGGGCTTGTTCTGTCCACGAACCTAGGGCTGCGGCCGAATTATTGTTGTCAGCTGGTGAATCGGAACGAGCTATCGAAATTGTGGCTGAACAAGGTTGGACTGATGTTCTATTAGATATCGGCAGACGTTTAGCAGCATCAGAAAAAGAACCATTAGAATTGATTGCTACTCATTTAAGAAAACTGAAGGCCTTACCTCTAGCTGCTGAAATATATCGTAAACTTGGAGAAGAAGAGCAAGTGGTGCAGTTGCATATTGAGGCTCGTGACTGGCCAGAAGCTTTCCGACTCGCTGAACATTTACCAAAAATTTTACCATCCGTCCACTACCAACATGCGAAGTGGTTAACCGAGTCCGATCAGTTCATTTCTGCGCATGAAGCGTATGTTTTAGCTGGCCAACCCAATGAAGCAACCAAATTGCTACGCAATCTGGTGGAATGTGCTGTATCTGAGGAACGTTATTTAGACGCGGGTTATTACACATGGTTGAGAGCCAAGCAAATTTTAAAACTGCTGGAAAATGACTCTGTTATAATGGAAGCGaaacttttggaatataaatCATTGCTCAAGTTATCATCAATATATTATGCGTACAGCACTCTCAATTCCTACTTGAAGGAACCATTCACGAGTAGTCCACCTTTAACGCTATTCAACACAAGTCGCTTTGTGGTAAATCAAATCAATGGACTCACTCCGCCTAAGGGAATAAGTCTTTT TGCCGTCTATTACACTCTTTCCAAACAAGCAAAAGTGTTGGGAGCCAATAAATTACACCTTCAAATAAATAACAAACTGCAGTCTTTGAAGGCGCCACCGGGAATTCAGGAGCAAGTTGATATAAGCTATGTAACAAGCAGGGCTTGTCCAGGTGGTTTCAACGATCCGGAAGAATTGTTACCCATGTGTTACCGGTGTTCAAACTACAGTCCGCATCTGCATGGCAATCGTTGTCCCAATTGCAACCAGGAGTACGTGTTCTCCTATGTTTCTTTCGAAATACTACCGCTGGCTGAATTCAGTGTGGAAACTGGAATATCGGACCAGGAAGCTGAACGATTATTGATGGCGCCTCCGAAGCTCAACGACTATGATCAAATTGATCAGTTCATCAAAGAG GACATTATCGATACGTATTCGACCAACTTGAACAGAGATTCTTTGCGAGCTATTGATCCAAGAGAAGTTATCATTATGAAGGGTCCCAAACCTCTAACTACAAAGTTTTATCGAAATCTCCTCCCTGAATTGCAAATAACTGTCTGCCCTGAATGTAATAACGCATTTCATTCAGAAGACTTTGAGCTGCAGTTTCTGCAGAAAGGCTACTGTCCTTTCTGCAGAATACCAGAAGAAAATTTAGTAGGATAA